In Microbacterium sp. AB, a single genomic region encodes these proteins:
- a CDS encoding DUF3825 domain-containing protein: MNSFPTPADVARRQSGEIGPVTEGHAERLRSFAFFPYRGPRQAPGTIEPVELGRLAWEETLTSLAHLSEPEEWTGSTPTGRPLPILDSFLRYTYRRLVMEDKIAVTADGEFAAFNTGLLTPHAEEIFGFFQRNQHAAQRWYFTGWVTESSRDLLRNFDQPPQMAEYVTSASELVYDWRRELKLAYDHILGDNIDRFPAEMIEQPLRARQALDSAINLTLRRVRRNHKLVIPQWYPKLGEAGAQFLMPLDLTGDRTADLALVVSVVGDRAYRGHTVLTLDMAYTNARLVARPDSDWLAPSATAIPSVDDAFSDDEVGPELEA; encoded by the coding sequence ATGAACTCGTTCCCGACTCCAGCGGATGTGGCCCGACGGCAGTCAGGCGAAATCGGCCCTGTAACCGAAGGCCATGCTGAGCGTCTGCGGTCGTTCGCGTTCTTCCCGTATCGGGGACCCCGGCAGGCACCAGGCACGATCGAGCCAGTTGAGTTGGGACGCCTCGCGTGGGAAGAAACATTGACGTCGCTCGCGCATCTCTCCGAGCCCGAAGAGTGGACGGGGTCTACGCCGACCGGACGCCCTTTGCCGATCCTGGATAGCTTCTTGCGGTACACATATCGGCGGTTGGTCATGGAAGACAAGATCGCGGTAACCGCGGATGGCGAGTTCGCGGCTTTCAACACAGGCCTTCTCACTCCTCATGCCGAAGAAATCTTCGGCTTCTTCCAGCGCAACCAGCACGCAGCGCAGCGTTGGTATTTCACCGGTTGGGTAACTGAGTCGAGCCGAGACCTCCTGCGGAACTTCGATCAACCGCCGCAGATGGCCGAGTACGTAACTTCGGCTTCGGAGTTGGTCTACGACTGGCGACGCGAACTCAAGCTTGCGTATGACCACATTCTGGGGGACAACATCGATCGATTCCCTGCAGAGATGATCGAGCAACCGCTACGCGCTCGACAGGCCCTTGATTCGGCCATCAATCTGACGTTGCGTCGAGTCCGACGAAACCACAAGCTCGTAATCCCGCAGTGGTATCCCAAGCTGGGAGAAGCGGGGGCTCAGTTCTTGATGCCACTGGACCTGACAGGCGATCGGACTGCCGATCTAGCGCTCGTGGTCTCGGTTGTAGGTGACCGAGCGTATCGCGGTCATACGGTACTGACCCTCGACATGGCCTACACAAACGCGCGTCTAGTCGCCAGGCCAGATAGCGATTGGCTCGCCCCTAGTGCGACCGCCATACCATCAGTGGACGATGCGTTCTCGGACGATGAAGTGGGTCCCGAGCTGGAGGCCTAG